A genomic segment from Peromyscus maniculatus bairdii isolate BWxNUB_F1_BW_parent chromosome 11, HU_Pman_BW_mat_3.1, whole genome shotgun sequence encodes:
- the Cacybp gene encoding calcyclin-binding protein isoform X2 → MKNKMQQKSQKKPELDNEKPAAVVAPLTTGYTVKISNYGWDQSDKFVKIYITLTGVHQVPTENVQVHFTERSFDLLVKNLNGKNYSMIVNNLLKPISVESSSKKVKTDTVIILCRKKAENTRWDYLTQVEKECKEKEKPSYDAETDPSEGLMNVLKKIYEDGDDDMKRTINKAWVESREKQAREDTEF, encoded by the exons ATGAAGAACAAGATGCAGCAGAAATCACAGAAGAAACCAGAACTTGACAATGAAAAGCCAGCTGCTGTGGTTGCTCCTCTTACAACAGGATACACTGTGAAAATCAGTAATTATG GATGGGATCAGTCAGATAAGTTTGTGAAAATCTACATTACCTTAACTGGAGTTCATCAGGTTCCCACTGAGAATGTGCAGGTACACTTCACAGAGAG GTCATTTGATCTTTTGGTAAAAAATCTCAATGGCAAGAATTACTCCATGATTGTGAACAATCTTTTGAAACCCATCTCTGTGGAAAGCAGCTCAAAAAAA GTCAAGACTGATACAGTAATCATCTTAtgtagaaagaaagcagaaaacacaCGATGGGACTACTTAACTCAGGTGGAAAAAGAATGCAAAGAGAAAGA aaAGCCTTCCTACGACGCTGAAACAGATCCCAGTGAGGGATTAATGAATGTTCTAAAGAAAATTTATGAAGATGGAGATGATGACATGAAGCGAACCATTAATAAAGCGTGGGTGGAATCTAGAGAGAAGCAAGCCAGAGAAGACACGGAATTTTGA
- the Cacybp gene encoding calcyclin-binding protein isoform X3, which yields MASTLEELQKDLEEVKVLLDKTTRKRVRDTLTSEKSKIETEMKNKMQQKSQKKPELDNEKPAAVVAPLTTGYTVKISNYGWDQSDKFVKIYITLTGVHQVPTENVQVHFTERSFDLLVKNLNGKNYSMIVNNLLKPISVESSSKKVKTDTVIILCRKKAENTRWDYLTQVEKECKEKEKPSYDAETDPSEGLMNVLKKIYEDGDDDMKRTINKAWVESREKQAREDTEF from the exons ATGGCTTCCACTTTGGAGGAG TTGCAGAAAGACCTAGAAGAGGTCAAAGTGTTGCTGGACAAGACCACTAGGAAGAGAGTGCGTGATACTCTTACAAGTGAAAAATCCAAGATTGAGACAGAAATGAAGAACAAGATGCAGCAGAAATCACAGAAGAAACCAGAACTTGACAATGAAAAGCCAGCTGCTGTGGTTGCTCCTCTTACAACAGGATACACTGTGAAAATCAGTAATTATG GATGGGATCAGTCAGATAAGTTTGTGAAAATCTACATTACCTTAACTGGAGTTCATCAGGTTCCCACTGAGAATGTGCAGGTACACTTCACAGAGAG GTCATTTGATCTTTTGGTAAAAAATCTCAATGGCAAGAATTACTCCATGATTGTGAACAATCTTTTGAAACCCATCTCTGTGGAAAGCAGCTCAAAAAAA GTCAAGACTGATACAGTAATCATCTTAtgtagaaagaaagcagaaaacacaCGATGGGACTACTTAACTCAGGTGGAAAAAGAATGCAAAGAGAAAGA aaAGCCTTCCTACGACGCTGAAACAGATCCCAGTGAGGGATTAATGAATGTTCTAAAGAAAATTTATGAAGATGGAGATGATGACATGAAGCGAACCATTAATAAAGCGTGGGTGGAATCTAGAGAGAAGCAAGCCAGAGAAGACACGGAATTTTGA
- the Cacybp gene encoding calcyclin-binding protein isoform X1, translated as MNSPIFVLFYNWQLQKDLEEVKVLLDKTTRKRVRDTLTSEKSKIETEMKNKMQQKSQKKPELDNEKPAAVVAPLTTGYTVKISNYGWDQSDKFVKIYITLTGVHQVPTENVQVHFTERSFDLLVKNLNGKNYSMIVNNLLKPISVESSSKKVKTDTVIILCRKKAENTRWDYLTQVEKECKEKEKPSYDAETDPSEGLMNVLKKIYEDGDDDMKRTINKAWVESREKQAREDTEF; from the exons ATGAACAGTCCTATTTTTGTACTTTTCTACAACTGGCAG TTGCAGAAAGACCTAGAAGAGGTCAAAGTGTTGCTGGACAAGACCACTAGGAAGAGAGTGCGTGATACTCTTACAAGTGAAAAATCCAAGATTGAGACAGAAATGAAGAACAAGATGCAGCAGAAATCACAGAAGAAACCAGAACTTGACAATGAAAAGCCAGCTGCTGTGGTTGCTCCTCTTACAACAGGATACACTGTGAAAATCAGTAATTATG GATGGGATCAGTCAGATAAGTTTGTGAAAATCTACATTACCTTAACTGGAGTTCATCAGGTTCCCACTGAGAATGTGCAGGTACACTTCACAGAGAG GTCATTTGATCTTTTGGTAAAAAATCTCAATGGCAAGAATTACTCCATGATTGTGAACAATCTTTTGAAACCCATCTCTGTGGAAAGCAGCTCAAAAAAA GTCAAGACTGATACAGTAATCATCTTAtgtagaaagaaagcagaaaacacaCGATGGGACTACTTAACTCAGGTGGAAAAAGAATGCAAAGAGAAAGA aaAGCCTTCCTACGACGCTGAAACAGATCCCAGTGAGGGATTAATGAATGTTCTAAAGAAAATTTATGAAGATGGAGATGATGACATGAAGCGAACCATTAATAAAGCGTGGGTGGAATCTAGAGAGAAGCAAGCCAGAGAAGACACGGAATTTTGA